Proteins encoded by one window of Hafnia alvei:
- a CDS encoding OsmC family protein yields MQARVKWVEGMTFLGESASGHQILMDGNAGDKAPSPMEMVLMSAGGCSAIDVVSILQKGRLDVRDCEVKLTSERREEAPRLFTHINLHFVVTGKGLTDKAVERAVALSAEKYCSVALMLGQAVNITHSFETIVVE; encoded by the coding sequence ATGCAGGCACGAGTGAAATGGGTTGAAGGGATGACTTTTCTGGGTGAATCCGCTTCAGGGCATCAAATTCTTATGGATGGAAACGCTGGCGATAAAGCACCAAGCCCAATGGAAATGGTGCTGATGTCTGCGGGTGGATGCAGCGCGATTGACGTGGTTTCTATTTTACAGAAAGGGCGACTGGACGTGCGCGACTGTGAAGTAAAATTAACCTCTGAGCGCCGCGAAGAAGCCCCTCGTTTGTTTACTCACATCAATCTGCATTTCGTGGTTACCGGCAAAGGACTGACTGATAAAGCCGTTGAACGCGCAGTCGCCTTATCGGCCGAGAAGTATTGCTCGGTAGCGCTGATGTTGGGTCAAGCGGTGAATATTACCCACAGCTTTGAAACTATCGTGGTTGAGTAA
- a CDS encoding MFS transporter, translating to MQFQRRSLMIFLLFIGYAIVYIDKTVVGFALLPIEREFSLQPEQLGYITGVFFLAYSIFQIPAGWLNDRFGFKKVLCSSLFLLGGFAMCFGWVGLTFGLLLTFRFLAGMGHAGYPTSCAKAVTANFTVEQRTFAQSILLSSAGLAMTLGPLVAVYCLEHIGWRGSFASLGILAFIISGCILWLVPNPQKAWPTSSTQQKSGPYRQLLKSPIVILLFIAIFCLNIPSYGLMAWLPKFLVQNRGLPLGVSSLVAAAGGLGMWISSLCTGYFVGKYMQGKEHKVVCSCSLLSAVCIGLVYATSSAISASLFLFFGYVFLMASFVTVFTLPMKRLPTDVMGAAMGIINTGGTLGGFVAPIAMGYLVKMSQGYFSTFVFLVVVMIVSGLVILPLAGKTYSPVRETA from the coding sequence ATGCAATTTCAGCGCCGTTCATTGATGATTTTTTTACTGTTTATCGGTTACGCCATTGTTTATATCGACAAAACCGTGGTGGGGTTTGCTCTGTTGCCTATCGAGCGGGAGTTTTCTCTCCAGCCTGAGCAATTAGGCTATATCACCGGCGTTTTTTTTCTCGCCTATTCCATTTTTCAGATCCCCGCCGGTTGGCTGAACGATCGCTTTGGATTCAAAAAAGTCTTGTGTAGCTCACTCTTTCTGCTGGGTGGGTTTGCTATGTGCTTCGGCTGGGTGGGGCTCACTTTTGGTTTATTGCTGACGTTTCGTTTTCTGGCGGGTATGGGACATGCGGGCTATCCGACCTCCTGTGCGAAAGCGGTGACGGCAAATTTCACCGTTGAGCAGCGCACTTTTGCGCAGTCTATTCTGCTGTCCTCGGCGGGGCTGGCGATGACGTTAGGCCCGTTGGTGGCGGTATATTGTCTTGAGCATATTGGCTGGCGCGGGTCTTTTGCTTCGTTGGGTATTTTGGCCTTTATCATCTCGGGCTGCATTTTGTGGCTGGTGCCAAATCCACAGAAGGCATGGCCAACATCTTCTACCCAGCAGAAAAGCGGGCCTTATCGCCAGCTGTTGAAAAGCCCTATCGTTATTTTGCTGTTTATCGCCATTTTTTGTTTGAACATTCCGTCCTACGGCCTGATGGCATGGCTGCCTAAATTCTTGGTGCAAAACCGTGGGCTGCCGTTGGGCGTATCCAGCTTAGTGGCCGCGGCGGGCGGTCTGGGGATGTGGATTTCGTCTTTGTGCACCGGCTATTTCGTTGGCAAATACATGCAGGGTAAAGAGCACAAAGTGGTTTGTTCGTGTTCGTTGCTGAGCGCGGTCTGTATTGGGTTGGTTTACGCCACATCTTCGGCTATTTCGGCCAGCCTGTTTTTATTCTTCGGCTATGTGTTCCTCATGGCGTCGTTTGTCACCGTCTTCACTTTACCAATGAAACGTTTGCCGACTGACGTAATGGGCGCCGCGATGGGGATTATTAACACCGGTGGCACCTTGGGCGGTTTTGTTGCGCCGATTGCCATGGGGTATCTGGTGAAGATGAGCCAAGGTTATTTTTCAACTTTTGTTTTTCTGGTTGTGGTCATGATTGTCTCTGGGCTGGTGATCCTGCCGCTGGCAGGAAAAACCTATAGCCCAGTTCGTGAAACTGCGTAA
- a CDS encoding LysR substrate-binding domain-containing protein: protein MKYLPKIQQLKTFQEVIRRGSIRAAARALNQSQPAISRAIKELEHTLNTQLIVRGAKGMMLTETGSAFAARSQLILEELQRAADEIEQISQYSQGSVSVGFSSLIALTVFPQAADTFKSQFPQANIHAKEAQLSTLLPALREGRLDFAIGTLTVETTPIDLVREPLFESPFCIIAHRDNPFSQAKSLEELKHAKWLIPETDMGYYQQLESAMGNFYHQLSQSPIRTDSVVCGLSMVQQAQYLTIVARAMREPLGLDNTLCALPIDDLPTAQYCVFYSQKSPLTLTARRFLDLLRWECQNYAWE, encoded by the coding sequence GTGAAATATCTGCCAAAAATTCAGCAGCTAAAAACGTTTCAGGAAGTGATTCGTCGAGGAAGTATTCGCGCCGCCGCGCGCGCGTTAAACCAGTCACAGCCTGCAATAAGCAGAGCGATCAAAGAATTGGAACATACGCTGAATACGCAGCTTATCGTGCGCGGAGCCAAAGGAATGATGCTGACTGAAACAGGAAGCGCGTTTGCGGCACGCTCGCAGCTTATTTTGGAAGAACTCCAGCGCGCGGCAGATGAAATTGAGCAAATAAGCCAATATTCTCAAGGGTCGGTGTCTGTAGGCTTTTCATCGCTGATTGCGCTAACCGTGTTTCCTCAGGCCGCTGATACCTTTAAGTCTCAGTTTCCACAGGCCAATATACACGCCAAAGAAGCGCAGCTCTCGACGCTTCTACCGGCCTTGCGTGAAGGGCGACTCGATTTTGCCATCGGCACGCTAACAGTCGAAACTACGCCAATAGATCTGGTCCGTGAGCCGCTATTTGAATCGCCCTTTTGCATTATCGCTCACCGCGATAACCCATTTTCTCAGGCTAAGTCGTTAGAAGAGCTGAAGCACGCAAAATGGCTGATACCTGAAACCGATATGGGCTACTACCAGCAGCTAGAATCAGCCATGGGGAATTTTTACCACCAGCTTAGCCAATCACCGATCCGAACGGACTCCGTGGTGTGCGGATTAAGCATGGTGCAACAGGCACAATACCTCACCATCGTGGCCCGGGCGATGCGGGAACCGCTGGGATTAGACAATACGCTCTGTGCATTGCCTATCGACGATTTACCCACCGCCCAGTATTGCGTGTTCTATTCACAAAAATCGCCGCTGACCTTAACGGCGCGGCGATTCTTGGATTTATTACGTTGGGAATGCCAAAACTATGCTTGGGAGTAA
- the crp gene encoding cAMP-activated global transcriptional regulator CRP codes for MVLGKPQTDPTLEWFLSHCHIHKYPSKSTLIHQGEKAETLYYIVKGSVAVLIKDEEGKEMILSYLNQGDFIGELGLFEEGQERSAWVRAKTACEVAEISYKKFRQLIQVNPDILMRLSAQMASRLQVTSEKVGNLAFLDVTGRIAQTLLNLAKQPDAMTHPDGMQIKITRQEIGQIVGCSRETVGRILKMLEDQNLISAHGKTIVVYGTR; via the coding sequence ATGGTTCTCGGCAAACCGCAAACAGACCCGACTCTTGAATGGTTCTTGTCTCATTGCCATATCCACAAGTATCCGTCCAAAAGTACCCTGATCCACCAAGGTGAAAAGGCTGAAACCCTGTACTACATCGTTAAGGGCTCCGTTGCTGTATTGATTAAAGATGAAGAAGGCAAAGAAATGATCCTTTCTTATCTCAATCAGGGCGATTTCATTGGTGAACTAGGCTTATTTGAGGAAGGGCAAGAACGTAGCGCCTGGGTTCGTGCAAAAACCGCCTGTGAAGTGGCTGAAATTTCTTACAAGAAGTTCCGCCAGCTCATTCAGGTCAATCCAGATATTCTGATGCGCCTGTCTGCTCAGATGGCTAGCCGTTTACAGGTTACCTCTGAAAAAGTCGGCAACCTTGCATTCTTGGACGTAACCGGTCGTATCGCTCAGACCCTGCTGAATCTGGCCAAACAGCCAGATGCCATGACTCATCCAGATGGTATGCAGATCAAGATCACTCGTCAGGAAATTGGCCAGATCGTTGGCTGCTCCCGTGAAACCGTTGGTCGTATTCTGAAGATGCTGGAAGATCAAAATCTGATCTCCGCACACGGAAAAACCATCGTCGTTTACGGCACTCGCTGA
- a CDS encoding YccS/YhfK family putative transporter, translated as MWRRFIYHPEVNYALRQTLVLCLPVLFGLLIGNLQLGLMFSLVPACCNIAGLDTPHKRFIKRLVVGGSLFAFSSFLLQQCLLWQIPLPLIMLGLALLLGVNGEISPLHARLMPAALVASIFTLSMAGSVPIWHGPLLYIVGTIWYGAFTWFWFLLWKGQPIRENLSQLYVQLGDYMEAKYSLLTQHIDPETALPPLLQRQQKVMDLIAQIYQQMHMLSLVHNPEYKRLLRYFQVALDLQEHITVSLSQPDEVQKLVEKSQAEAILRRNAQVITERLKTVADDILYHRYPQHFSMDNELSALEKLSNQHPDNPVGKFCYYHFSRVARLLERQRPLYQRNLMSTQQRLPFWPALRAYLSLKSVALRNAARLGITLAAGSSLGMLFHLPKPYWVLLTIMLVIQNGYNATRVRIQHRALGTFVGLIVAAGLLQLNLPLNVTLSCMLVITIAAYLVLRKNYGLAVIGFTITAVYTLQLLQLNGLHFLVPRLIDTVLGCILAFASTIWLWPQWQSGLLRKNAHQALEAYQDELRLLLSPEPKTSALAYARMKVNQAHNAVFTSLNQAMQEPGFDSRYLTDMRLWITHSQFIVEHLNAMTILARDHYMLTENLAQDYLQRCEIALQLCQQRLEHDGPTLNDNAAVFQSDDQETNGMPVTQIEVHLRRIIAHLRAMHTISSIAWRQRPHHGIWMSRKLRD; from the coding sequence ATGTGGCGGCGGTTCATCTACCACCCGGAAGTCAACTACGCACTGCGTCAAACGCTGGTGCTGTGTCTTCCTGTGCTATTCGGCCTGTTGATAGGTAATCTACAACTTGGGCTGATGTTCTCTTTAGTTCCCGCCTGCTGCAATATCGCCGGGCTCGATACTCCGCATAAACGCTTTATTAAACGATTAGTCGTTGGCGGCAGCTTATTTGCCTTCAGCAGTTTTCTGCTACAGCAATGCTTACTCTGGCAAATTCCCCTACCGCTGATCATGCTCGGTTTAGCCTTGTTGCTTGGCGTTAACGGTGAAATTAGCCCGCTACACGCACGGCTTATGCCTGCCGCGCTGGTTGCCTCTATTTTTACCCTGAGCATGGCGGGAAGCGTGCCGATCTGGCATGGGCCACTGCTGTATATTGTCGGCACTATTTGGTATGGCGCTTTCACCTGGTTTTGGTTCCTGCTGTGGAAGGGGCAACCGATCCGCGAAAACCTCAGCCAGCTCTACGTTCAGCTTGGCGACTACATGGAAGCCAAATACAGCCTGCTAACTCAGCATATCGATCCTGAAACCGCGCTGCCTCCGTTGCTACAACGCCAGCAAAAAGTGATGGATCTCATTGCTCAGATATACCAACAAATGCACATGCTTTCATTGGTGCATAACCCTGAATACAAACGCCTGCTGCGTTATTTTCAGGTCGCATTAGACTTGCAAGAACACATCACCGTTAGCCTGTCTCAGCCCGATGAAGTGCAGAAGCTGGTCGAAAAAAGTCAGGCCGAGGCGATATTACGCCGCAATGCTCAGGTCATTACCGAGCGACTTAAAACGGTTGCCGACGATATTTTGTATCACCGTTATCCCCAACATTTCTCGATGGATAATGAGCTATCGGCGCTAGAAAAACTGTCTAATCAGCACCCAGATAACCCCGTTGGCAAATTCTGTTATTATCATTTTAGCCGTGTGGCTCGCCTGCTAGAGCGCCAACGCCCACTATATCAACGCAATCTGATGTCCACTCAGCAGCGGCTTCCCTTCTGGCCTGCGCTGCGCGCCTATCTTTCGCTGAAGTCGGTAGCACTGCGCAACGCCGCACGATTAGGTATTACGCTGGCTGCGGGCAGTAGCCTCGGCATGTTATTCCATCTGCCAAAGCCCTATTGGGTTTTGCTGACCATCATGTTGGTGATTCAGAATGGCTATAACGCGACGCGCGTTAGGATCCAGCACCGTGCGCTAGGCACCTTTGTTGGATTAATTGTTGCCGCAGGACTACTGCAGCTCAACCTACCGTTGAACGTCACGCTTAGCTGCATGCTGGTAATTACCATCGCGGCTTATTTGGTGCTCAGGAAAAACTACGGTCTGGCCGTGATCGGTTTCACCATCACGGCGGTGTACACGCTTCAGCTGTTACAGCTTAACGGATTACATTTCTTGGTTCCGCGCCTCATCGATACGGTTCTCGGTTGTATTCTTGCCTTTGCCAGCACCATCTGGCTGTGGCCACAGTGGCAAAGCGGCTTGCTGCGCAAAAATGCGCATCAGGCATTGGAGGCCTACCAAGACGAACTGCGCCTTTTACTGTCGCCTGAGCCAAAAACGTCCGCGCTGGCCTATGCGCGTATGAAAGTGAATCAGGCACACAATGCCGTCTTTACTTCGCTAAATCAGGCGATGCAGGAACCGGGATTTGACTCACGTTACTTAACGGATATGCGCCTGTGGATCACCCACAGTCAGTTTATCGTTGAGCATCTCAATGCCATGACGATCCTCGCACGCGACCACTACATGCTCACCGAGAATCTAGCACAGGATTATTTACAGCGTTGCGAAATTGCGTTGCAGCTTTGTCAGCAACGTTTGGAACATGATGGTCCAACGCTCAATGACAACGCCGCCGTATTTCAGTCTGACGATCAAGAAACTAACGGTATGCCCGTTACGCAAATTGAAGTGCATCTTCGACGCATCATTGCGCACTTACGCGCCATGCATACCATTTCGTCGATAGCATGGCGGCAACGGCCACATCACGGGATTTGGATGAGCCGTAAACTCAGGGATTAA